A region of Lycium barbarum isolate Lr01 chromosome 1, ASM1917538v2, whole genome shotgun sequence DNA encodes the following proteins:
- the LOC132630228 gene encoding transcription factor bHLH162-like, translating into MEGCRRSSSAPAGPKMERKYVEKNRRNHMKNLYNHLNSLLPSHASKETMALPDQIDAAEKYIQSLEMKLEKNKMYLEKLKMSSSRKRPKSFNSTNEPNLSTKSTPQIQVHEMGPNMVVVLITSLDNLATFYNIIRLFHEEGVEVVYASFSLNGNSMLQISHETKINRSSTVESKTTTLSDKLKELIYGSSHGNDMESQLHLWDCILETELLGFDDVELLPITSQNPNFYSYMQNV; encoded by the exons ATGGAAGGTTGCCGGAGGTCTAGTTCAGCTCCGGCAGGTCCAAAAATGGAAAGGAAGTATGTGGAGAAGAATAGAAGGAATCATATGAAGAATCTCTATAATCATCTTAATTCCTTGCTTCCTTCTCATGCGTCTAAG GAAACAATGGCATTGCCTGATCAAATAGATGCTGCAGAGAAGTACATACAAAGCTTAGAAATGAAATTAGAGAAGAACAAGATGTACTTGGAAAAATTAAAGATGAGTAGTAGTAGAAAAAGGCCCAAATCATTCAATTCAACTAATGAGCCCAACCTAAGTACCAAGTCAACCCCTCAGATCCAAGTCCATGAAATGGGCCCAAACATGGTCGTGGTTTTAATAACTAGCCTTGACAATTTAGCCACTTTTTATAACATCATTCGGTTATTCCATGAGGAAGGCGTTGAAGTTGTGTATGCCAGCTTTTCCCTCAATGGGAACTCTATGCTGCAGATTTCCCATGAAACTAAG ATCAACAGGAGTTCAACAGTGGAATCTAAAACTACAACTCTGAGTGATAAGCTTAAGGAGTTGATTTACGGATCATCTCATGGCAATGATATGGAATCCCAATTACATTTATGGGATTGTATACTTGAGACTGAACTGTTAGGATTTGATGATGTAGAGTTATTACCAATAACAAGTCAAAATCCAAACTTTTATAGTTATATGCAGAATGTTTAA